The genomic segment GGGAGAGCGTGTTCCGCCTGCTGATCAACGACACCACCGCGCCGTTCACCGAACTGTGGGAGCTGCGCCTCGCGGCCCACGACGAGGTGTCCGCCGGCGCGCACCCGACCGGCACTCGCGAACTTCTGCACGTGCACGAGGGCATGGTCACCGTCGAGGTGGGCGGCGCGACGTTCGCCGTCGGCCCCGGCGACGCGCTGCGGATGCGCGGCGATCGGCCGCACGTGTACCGCAACACCCGCGCCGAGCCCGCCCGGCTGACCATGACCGTCGTCTACGCAGGTGTGCCCGACCCCCGTTACCGGGAGATCGGCGCCGCCGCGTCCCGGGACAGCACCGCAGCCTGGTAACCCGCGAACAACGTCGCGCCGCTCGACGCGGCGAACGCACGGCGCACCTGCGCCCCGGTCCTGCCGGCCCCGGGCGGCTGCTCCCGCGGACGCGCCGACGCGGCGCCCCGTCGTCCCGGCCGGGACGACGGGGCGCCGCGTCACATGACGGCGGGCGGCACGCCCGCACTACCGCGGATCCACCGCCGTAAGCCCCCGCTCGTCGAGGTTCAGCCACCGCGTGATGCAGAGCCCGCGTAGAAACGGCACGTCGTGGCTCGCCACGATCAACGCACCCCGGTAGGACTCCAGCGCGGTTGTCAACTGCCGCACACTCGCCATGTCGAGGTTGTTCGTCGGCTCGTCGAGCATCAGCAACTGCGGCGCGGGCTCGGCGAGCAGCAGCGCCGCCAGCGTGGCGCGGAACCGCTCGCCGCCCGACAGCGAGCCCGCCCGCTGGTCGGCCCGACGCCCCCGAAAGAGGAACCGGGCCAGCCGCGCGCGGATCTCGTTGTCGCTCGCGCCCGGCGCGAACCGGCCGACGTTCTCCACCACGGTCAAATCGTCGAACAACAGGTCCAGGCGCTGCGGCAGGCAGCGCATCGGCACCTCCCGCCGCACCTCGCCGAAGCGCGGCTCGGTCAGCCCCGCGATGGTCCGCAGCAGCGTCGTCTTGCCCGAACCATTGCGCCCGAGCAGCGCGATGCGCTCGGGCCCGCAAACGTCGAGCTTTACGCGCGGCCCGAACCGAAGCCCGACGCCCGGCAGCGCCACGACCCGGCGGCCCTCCGGCACCTCGGTCAGCGGCAGGTCGACGCGGATCACGTCGTCGTCGCGTACCGCCCGCTCCGCCTCGGTCAGACGCTCGCGCGCGTCGGCCAGGCGCTCGCCGTGCATCGTGCGGTGCTTGCCCGCCGCGACCTGGGCCGAACGCTTGCGCTGGGCCATGACGACCTTCGGCTCGCGCTTGTTGTCCCACATCTTCTGGCCGTAGCGCTTGCGGCGGGCCAGCTTGCCGTGTGCCTCGATCAGCTCTCGCTTCTGGCGGCGTACGTCGGACTCCGCCGCCCGCACCATGCGCTCGGCAGCCTCCTGCTCCACCTCCAGTGAATTCTGGTACGCACTGAACGTGCCGCCGTACCAGTGCACTTCACCGTCCCGGAGATCGGCCACCCGGTCCACCAGCTCCATCAGCCCGCGGTCGTGGCCGGCCACGACCAGGACACCGGGCCACGCCTCGACCGCTTCGTACAGGCGTTCGCGCGCCACGAGGTCGAGGTTGTTGGTCGGCTCGTCGAGCAGAAGCACGTCCGGGCGGCGCAGCAACTGGCCCGCGAGAGCCAGCATGACGGTCTCCCCGCCGGAGAGCTCGCCCGTGGTGCGGTCCAGGTCGAGGTGCGCGAGGCCGAGGCCGTCAAGCGTCGCCATCGCGCGCTCTTCGACGTCCCAGTCGTCGCCGATCGCCGCGAAGTGCGCCTCGTCGACCGAGCCCGCCTCGACCGCGTGCAGGGCCGCCCGTTGCGCCGCGATGCCGAGCACCGAGTCCACCCGGGCGGTCGTGTCGAGCGTGAGGTCCTGTGGCAGGTAACCGAGTTCACCGGTGACCCGCACCGAGCCGCGGGTGGGCGCGAGGTCGCCCGCCATCAGGCGCAGCAGCGTGGACTTCCCGGCGCCGTTCAAGCCCACGAGGCCGGTACGGCCCGGGCCCACGGCCATCTGGAAGTCGTCGAAGAGGGTGCCGCCGTCCGGCCACGCGAAACCGAGGTCGGTGCAGACGATGGACACGGTGAAGGTTGACATGATGGATGCCTCCAGGGCGCTCGCGGAAAGGGCGGCGTCTGGAGACCCGCGGGCGCGCGGTGCATCGACCGGAGGAGGGGGAGGACGGCAACGCCTGGGATCAGGCGGTCCCGGGGACCGGGAAGGCGGCTCCGTGCCGAGGTCGAGATCGCGTGCCCCCGCAACACGGTTGCCCGGGTGCGGCGCGGGTCTCCTGCCTCAGACGAGCAACGGCCTTCTCCTTCGGGTCCCGCCGGATCATGTGCGGCCCGAGCGACTCGGGCCGGTGCGAATCTAGGCGAGCATCAGGTGCCGGGCAACGCATTTTCCGAACACACGCCTCGAACCTCCGAAGTCGCGGGCCACAACCGTGTACCCGCGCACATCACCGGGTCCGTGATTCGCCGCGCGACCACCACGAACGGGTGAACGCGATCCCACCGAAACGCCTTGGATGGACTGCGTCGGAGGGTTGGCGACGGCCCGGATTTCGAGAGCCGAGCCGTAGTGCGGTTCGTGGCCGCAAGGCCCGACACCGCACCCCGAGTTCGCCCGGCGCGCACCGCCCGGTCCGCACGGTCGTGGGCCCTCACGGTGGTTGCTTCGCGTAGTTGTAGACGGTGGCGCGGGAGACGCCGAGGAGATCGGCGATGGCCTGTGTCGATCCGACGACGTCGAAGAAGCCGTCCTTGTGCAACTGCTTGACGAGTGCGCGTTTCGCCTCTCGGGACAGGCTCCGCGGGGTGGTGGACCGGTCCGCGGCGAACGTTTCGACGACCTCGCGAAGCTCGCGGGCGGCGCGGTCGCGCAGGGTCTCCAAGGCCTCGCCGCGGTGTTCGACCTCGGTCGCGACGAGGTTGGCGAGGGTGAGAGTCAGCGGTGACAACGTCGAGACGTCGAGGTTGAGGCACAGCGCCGCGACGTAGACGCCTTCGCTGTTCTTGATGCCGATGGAGGTGCTCTTGACCGGCCGTCCGTCGGGGAACCGATTGGGGTAGTTCTGGATCACGCTCGGGTAGTTCGGGTCGGCGATCCGGCGCAGGCCGAGTTCGGTGGCCGAGTCGCCCACCTTCCGACCGGACAGGTTGTTCTCGATGACCCGGATGGCATGCCGCGGATTGCGCAGGTCGTGGAGCACCACCTCGCACAATCCGGGGAACATCCGTCCGACCGCGACCGCGATCTTCTCCGCCTCGGCGAGCAGGCGTTCGTCGTCCGCGGCGGTGGCCCCACCGCCGGTCCTGCCGTGGTTGTCGTCTGCGTCCCGATCGCCGTCGGTGGTACCCACCAGGGCACTCCCCTCTTTCCTCCTGCTTGACAGCTGTCGTCGCTATCGGTGCGTGTCCTGGTCGAAGACGGAGGCCATCTTCTCGGACGATTTGGCACCGGCGCCGGTGAGAACGACCACGGTGGTCTCGTCGGCGCCGATGGTGCCGTCGGCGATGAAGTGGTCCAGCGCCGCGATGGCGACGCAACTGGTGGGCTCGGCGTACAAGCCGCGGGATGCGAGTCTGCGCACCGCTGCTCGGATCGCTTCCTCGGAGACCGCGACGGCCGCGCCGCCGGACCGGCGGATCGCCTGAACGGCCTCGGGTGCGCGGGGCGGGTCGGCGATCGAGGCACCCTCCGCGATGGTGGGCACTCGCTCGCGGCGGGTGGTCGGGGCCAGGTCGTTGACCGCGTCCGCGATGGTGGCCCAGTGCTCGGGCTGCCCGACGAGCAGCCGCGGCCGGTGCTCGATCCGTCCGGCGTCGAGCAGTTCGCCGAACGCGATGTCGCAGCCGAGGATGTTGCTTCCGGCGCCGGCGACGAGGACGACGTTGTCGGGAGCGGCGAACCCGAGGTCCTCCCAGATCTCGTAGGCGACGGTCTTGATGCCCTGCAGAAAGAACGGATGCCAGTTGTGGCTCGCGTAGGTGATCCACTCGGACTGGCGGATCGCCTCGCTCGACACCTGTTCGCGAGTGCCCCCGACGAGTTCGATCTGCGCTCCGTGGGCACGAGACTGCACGATCTTCGCGGCCGAGGTCGATTCGGGCACGATGATCCTGGCCTGGATCCCGGCGGCCGCGCTGTAGGCCGCGACGGAGGCGCCGCCGTTTCCGGAGCTGTCCTCGAGCACGCGGCGCGTGCCCTGGCCGGCGAGGTGCGAAATCATCACCGACACCCCGCGGTCCTTGAAGCTCATCGTCGGGTTGAACCACTCAAGCTTGAAGTGCACCCGCCGGCCGTCCCAGGTCAACGGCACCATCGGGGTGCAACCTTCGCCGAGGCTGACCCGGTGCTTCGGATCCACGGGGATCGCCGCCTGGTAGCGCCACAGCGACCGCTCCGAGGTGACGATCCGGTCGGGAGTGATGCCACGGAGGGGGCTGAGCGCCAGCGGGGTGCCGTCGTCGCCGCGCCAGCGTGGGTCGGTGACGTCGTAGCGGTTGCCTGAACGGTCGTAGAGAAACGGGACGGTCGTAGGGGACTTGTCACCCGTGGTCATGCGCTTGCCTTCCGGGTGCCGACCCCGAGCACCAAGGCGGCAACGATGAACAGACCCATCTTGTTCTCCATGGAGTCGACTCCCAAGACGAAGCGCCCGCGTCCACGCTGGTGCGAGCAGCAGGTCCGTCCGACCTCCACCAACATATAGACAGTTATTCTAGATTTGCAATACTCGTCTAACCTCGGCCGACACCTCGTCGAGGATGAAGTCGGCGTCCACCGAAGTGATCATCCAGGCCGGGTCCCGGGGGGGCGGCGCCCAGGCGCGGAGGCAGTTGCCTTCGTCGAGCGGTTCGACGACACCCATACCGGGCCGGCCCAGGTACCAGTACCTGCCGAAGTGGACGGCGCTGTGCGGTTCCGTGCTGCGGAGCGAGCCGCCGCGCGGCCCGGCGTGGTCGAAGCGCAGTCGTCGGCGCAGGCGGCAGGCGATGGCCATCAACGTGTTCGGCAACACCTGCGGCGGGGGGCGACTTCGAGCCGCATCGGGCGCTGACGCGGAGTCCTTCGTGTACCGACGCCGCGCGCTCACTCCATCCGCCGGCCGACTCGGCGACCCGGCACTCCGCGCCCCCAAAGGACGCCAGAGCGCGGCCACTTCACCACTGCGATCCCGAACACCACGCCCCACGTGCCCGATCGGCGACCGCTCGCCCTGCCTCCTCGGATCAGCGCTTGCGCTTCTTGAGATAGTGCGGGATCAGAAAGAGCGCGATAAGCACCCACACCGCCACGAACGCGTACGGGAACCAACTCGGCCCGTCCGGACGGCCACTCGCCAACAAGCCACCCTGAGCGGCAAATACCGTTCCACCCAAACCCATGATCAACCGTCTCCTTCCCGAAGCCTCCCGCCGAACCGGCACTCGAACGCCCGCCGGCCGGCCCCATCGCCCTGAGCGGCGCCTACCCGGCCCTGACCGAAACGTGCCC from the Embleya scabrispora genome contains:
- a CDS encoding ATP-binding cassette domain-containing protein translates to MELVDRVADLRDGEVHWYGGTFSAYQNSLEVEQEAAERMVRAAESDVRRQKRELIEAHGKLARRKRYGQKMWDNKREPKVVMAQRKRSAQVAAGKHRTMHGERLADARERLTEAERAVRDDDVIRVDLPLTEVPEGRRVVALPGVGLRFGPRVKLDVCGPERIALLGRNGSGKTTLLRTIAGLTEPRFGEVRREVPMRCLPQRLDLLFDDLTVVENVGRFAPGASDNEIRARLARFLFRGRRADQRAGSLSGGERFRATLAALLLAEPAPQLLMLDEPTNNLDMASVRQLTTALESYRGALIVASHDVPFLRGLCITRWLNLDERGLTAVDPR
- a CDS encoding threonine synthase; its protein translation is MTTGDKSPTTVPFLYDRSGNRYDVTDPRWRGDDGTPLALSPLRGITPDRIVTSERSLWRYQAAIPVDPKHRVSLGEGCTPMVPLTWDGRRVHFKLEWFNPTMSFKDRGVSVMISHLAGQGTRRVLEDSSGNGGASVAAYSAAAGIQARIIVPESTSAAKIVQSRAHGAQIELVGGTREQVSSEAIRQSEWITYASHNWHPFFLQGIKTVAYEIWEDLGFAAPDNVVLVAGAGSNILGCDIAFGELLDAGRIEHRPRLLVGQPEHWATIADAVNDLAPTTRRERVPTIAEGASIADPPRAPEAVQAIRRSGGAAVAVSEEAIRAAVRRLASRGLYAEPTSCVAIAALDHFIADGTIGADETTVVVLTGAGAKSSEKMASVFDQDTHR
- a CDS encoding helix-turn-helix transcriptional regulator — its product is MLAEAEKIAVAVGRMFPGLCEVVLHDLRNPRHAIRVIENNLSGRKVGDSATELGLRRIADPNYPSVIQNYPNRFPDGRPVKSTSIGIKNSEGVYVAALCLNLDVSTLSPLTLTLANLVATEVEHRGEALETLRDRAARELREVVETFAADRSTTPRSLSREAKRALVKQLHKDGFFDVVGSTQAIADLLGVSRATVYNYAKQPP
- a CDS encoding helix-turn-helix domain-containing protein → MTDPAEAVGYTLAANLRAARQARGWRLDELAGRSGVSRNMLQQIETCRTNPSIATLARISATLGIPIGRLVEPPEELGHVARHDEAPTRPGGRESVFRLLINDTTAPFTELWELRLAAHDEVSAGAHPTGTRELLHVHEGMVTVEVGGATFAVGPGDALRMRGDRPHVYRNTRAEPARLTMTVVYAGVPDPRYREIGAAASRDSTAAW